From Timaviella obliquedivisa GSE-PSE-MK23-08B:
ACGACGGTGAACCTCCAGATCCAGAGGCAGTTGAAACATTCCTGATGTGTAAGCTGAATTGGGATAAACGTAAAGAGGGCAAGCACCAAGTCTTATGGTCGTTTCATCAACATTTAATTCGCCTTCGCAACACTCTACCGTCGCTACTTCGGCAGGATTTTCAATCAATTCAAGTTGGCAGCGATGAAGATAAACAGGTTGTTTGGTGGCGGCGCTGGAATGAAGATCACCAAGTTTTCTGTTTAATGAACTTTAACACTACCACAGTAACCTTTGAATCAGATGTAAGCTCATTTGCGGGACATAAAATTCTAGACTCTGCACTAGAACAATGGATGGGTTCTGGCTCTGCTGCCCCAGAAGCATTGCATCCTGAACAGCTTATTACTTTATCGCCTCAGAGCTTTGTACTATACCAGTCCAATAGCGTTGCCTGATACGGTAAGTGCTATTGAAGGACTTAAACTTGCTTTGGTTAATGCAATAAACTTTACTTCTCTACCATTACATCTTGAGCACTACTAAAAACATTCTTCATGTTGTGATCTTAGATAGGTTAATGCGATTTTGCAAGAACCGCCAAAAGCATACTAGAGAACCAGCGTGAATCAATTAAATAACGAAAGTGCGGAAAGGTTAAATAATCGGGGCAGCCGTGAGATCAACCGCGCGATCGCAGTTTTCAGGCATACCCTTAACTGCTGAAGAACGTGAACCTTATAGACCGCGATCGGCGATTGAACTAGAAAGAGAATGAGATTCTGAATCAAACCATTCATCAAGTAGAACAGGCGCTGGGCGATCAAGGACAAGTTTTAGTACAGGTTTCTGGTATTGAACCCATCCTATGTCGAAGAGCGCAATCAACAACAAACATGGATTGATTGGCGATTTACAACAGATGAGGCGCGAGTCAAATTGAAACGACTTTACCCATTAATTAATACTTGACAGACCACTAGATAACATTGCAGAGATTGATCCTTCTAACTACTCTATTCGTCATTATTCTCAGCGGTTAGCAAAAACTTTAGAGACATGGTTTAGTCGCTAAAAATTTAGTGGTAAGGGTCTACATCTTTGCTTTTAAACTCAGTAATCGCTTAGAACCAGTATCATGCCAACATCAAGATATTTACTTTTTGATTAACCAGCATGTCTCTTTAATTAACCAGCATATAAGAGCACAGTTGATTTCACTTTAGAGAAAGAGAAAAGGATGGTGAGTGATACTTAATGTCTAAAGTCGGTAACTATTTGGATTATTGCTTAGAGGTAGAAGTTTCAGCAGGCTGGGGCGATCGCGCTTTGATCGGTTGAGCCGGATTACCTGCATAAATCATCATCGGTTTAAGAGATTGACTAGTAACGCTACCCAGACCTAGTACCGATCCTTTACCGATAGTTACACCAGGACCAACCACACATTGAGCCGCCAACCAGCTACTTTCTTCAACGTGTATTGGCGCAGTCAAAAGTTTGAAATGAGGATGATTCCAATCATGATTTCCCGTGCAAAGGTAAACCCCTTGAGACAGGCAAACGTGGCTTTCGATCGTGATCATTGCAAGGTTATCAATCCAAACGTTTTCGCCAATCCAAACATAATCGCCCACTTGCAACCGCCAAGGAAACTTAATGCGAACGTTAGGTTTAATGCGAACACCTTGACCAATTTGACTACCGAAACAGCGAAGAATTTGCACTTTAACGGCAGACATTGGTAACCAGTTTGTTTCAACCAAAGGTGACCCAATGAAGTACCATAGCAATTGCTTCCAGTAAGGGGCACCTGGAGTATAGGAATCAAGCGTATATTGGTCGAGGCGCATGGCAAATCTATTTCTGGAGTTCTGCTTCAATTAATCGAATGCTTAATACGAGTTCTGCGAGAACGCGCTGAAAGGCGTAGTACCAACCGTACCAACCATCAAGAATTCCACCTTTAAGAATGAGACAGTCGCTGCCCTAACGCCGATCCTTAGATGAGGATGACGAAAGGTGCTAAAACTGGCGCTGCTAGAATCGCAGTATGAAAATCTGGCGCACTAGACCTCTTGACATGGCTAGTTTATTGAAAAAAGAATAGTGTTAAAGCCCTTATGAACTCCTTATGTTTAAACTCAATAATTCAAGGATCCAACGCAGCAAAAAGAACTTTAGCTTTTTTCTTTCACCAATAAACCAATCCTGCTTCCTTATCCAGCAGTTATTGAGAATTTAAACTGTGTCGTCGTGATACGCTCATCAAGATTAGCGCTGCCTCTGGCGAATCAGGATTCACGCCGCACAGCCGCTGGGCAAAGCGGATATTCCAATCGGCTTTGCCCAGATCTCCCTCAAGTATAGATGCCCCGACGGTGCGATTGTGTGGATAAACTTGTACGTCGAAGCCAAGTGGCTCTAGAATTCGGTGGTAAAAATCACGAGTGACACCATCTCCAGGGCGGTGGTGCGTCTCAGAAGTAGTGCTCCAATACTGTTCCTCTGCGGTTGCGTGCCCACCTCGTCGAATGAGTTGATAGAAGGGGAGGCGCAACTTCCAGATCAGTTTAGCGATCGGGTTATTGTTCCACATCGATCGCTGCACGTCGTGATCAGTCAGCAGTAGCCCACCCGGACGGATAATCCGAGCGGCTTCATGCAGAACACTCTCCATGTCGTCGCTGTGGTGTATTGTGGCATTGAGTATCACCACATCGGCAAAACCAGATACAAAAGGAAGTCTTTGTGCATCTGCCAGAACAGTCTCATACCCTAGCTCTTGAGCAATTTCTAGTGCACCTTCAGAAAAGTCTACGCCGATTATCAGGCTGGGTATACCACAGCAATCACGTAATGCCCGATACATATTTCCCGGTCCGCAGCCAATATCCACCACGATTTTGCTTTGCCAACTGCCAATCACCGCTTGCCAGCGTGCTTTTAAGTCTTCATCTTGATGGCAAGCTTCCAGATAGTCTCGTCCCCACTCTGGATGTCCAAAATAGTAGGCATTGGCTTGGGCAGATAAACTAAGAAGTTCAACAGGAAAGGTCAGGATATTATTTTTCCACTTGCCTCGTGTATCAGTCGTAATATACTCTGCAAGTGCTTGAGATGATTTCATTATTCCTTCTGAGGTTATTTAGTTCTAAATTTGGGCAACGAATCTACCT
This genomic window contains:
- a CDS encoding class I SAM-dependent methyltransferase, which encodes MKSSQALAEYITTDTRGKWKNNILTFPVELLSLSAQANAYYFGHPEWGRDYLEACHQDEDLKARWQAVIGSWQSKIVVDIGCGPGNMYRALRDCCGIPSLIIGVDFSEGALEIAQELGYETVLADAQRLPFVSGFADVVILNATIHHSDDMESVLHEAARIIRPGGLLLTDHDVQRSMWNNNPIAKLIWKLRLPFYQLIRRGGHATAEEQYWSTTSETHHRPGDGVTRDFYHRILEPLGFDVQVYPHNRTVGASILEGDLGKADWNIRFAQRLCGVNPDSPEAALILMSVSRRHSLNSQ
- a CDS encoding putative colanic acid biosynthesis acetyltransferase, yielding MRLDQYTLDSYTPGAPYWKQLLWYFIGSPLVETNWLPMSAVKVQILRCFGSQIGQGVRIKPNVRIKFPWRLQVGDYVWIGENVWIDNLAMITIESHVCLSQGVYLCTGNHDWNHPHFKLLTAPIHVEESSWLAAQCVVGPGVTIGKGSVLGLGSVTSQSLKPMMIYAGNPAQPIKARSPQPAETSTSKQ